One Deinococcus sp. LM3 genomic region harbors:
- a CDS encoding LptA/OstA family protein, whose amino-acid sequence MNRTKTLSLLALLTVAAPVLAQADATNRLITIQGGPRGDVRNGPLTFTGSPVKAKVSTLNIEASQAVLAAPKGTPLIEAKGKRTANFTGAVKVTRGRLSAAGSTLAYDETTGQGVLSGNASATFVPEKKEDGDTVTIKAAQMSLDVDNNVSTSTGGVTLSTGTQNGQADKLVFDEDRELAQLTGKPSLTRAAKGNQKELVITGQEVRALTKTKTLYVRGGVKLVQGTTTTTGDAVYYDDRKNVAYVVGNAVSVDSKSKVTVKAPASGYLEQRTDLGRVRALNSAYKIPAEQFKLRGEK is encoded by the coding sequence ATGAACCGTACCAAGACCCTGTCCCTGCTGGCCCTCCTGACCGTCGCCGCGCCCGTGCTGGCGCAGGCCGACGCCACCAACCGCCTGATCACCATTCAGGGCGGCCCGCGCGGCGACGTGCGCAACGGCCCCCTGACCTTCACCGGCAGTCCCGTGAAGGCGAAGGTCAGCACCCTGAACATCGAGGCCTCGCAGGCCGTGCTGGCCGCGCCGAAGGGCACGCCGCTGATCGAGGCGAAAGGCAAACGCACCGCGAACTTCACCGGCGCCGTGAAGGTCACGCGCGGCCGCCTCAGCGCCGCCGGCAGCACCCTCGCGTACGACGAGACGACCGGTCAGGGCGTCCTGAGCGGCAACGCCAGCGCCACCTTCGTCCCCGAGAAGAAAGAGGACGGCGACACCGTGACCATCAAGGCCGCGCAGATGAGCCTGGACGTGGATAACAACGTGTCCACCAGCACGGGCGGCGTGACCCTGTCCACCGGCACCCAGAACGGACAGGCCGACAAGCTGGTGTTCGACGAGGACCGCGAACTGGCCCAGCTGACCGGCAAACCCAGCCTGACCCGCGCCGCCAAAGGGAACCAGAAGGAACTGGTCATCACCGGCCAGGAGGTCCGCGCGCTCACCAAGACCAAGACGCTGTACGTGCGTGGCGGCGTGAAACTCGTGCAGGGCACCACCACTACCACCGGCGACGCCGTGTACTACGACGACCGCAAGAACGTGGCGTACGTGGTCGGGAACGCCGTCAGCGTGGACAGCAAGAGCAAGGTGACCGTCAAGGCCCCGGCCAGCGGTTACCTGGAGCAGCGCACCGACCTGGGCCGCGTGCGCGCCCTGAACTCGGCTTACAAGATTCCGGCCGAGCAGTTCAAGCTGCGCGGCGAGAAGTAA
- a CDS encoding LptA/OstA family protein, translating into MSRSRLTVAALLTALLAVTGGVPGGRAQQAEPSPPAPIQSAPAEAAPEAGAEQSSLTLVRRSEKDGKDRRIVIVKTGTDDTTGVFALCQPLPDDPEGAPTLAVFSETGAGGVQITIDKNVIRVPLAVVTQNAPKDGQDGSDGRVEASAGTGRFLEPGEVPADTTDRLTRCEVQAAPKPAPDTVIVTQGRTELRGQNLVYDSADGVARIDGPIRFTRRSDTDPLTGQSDRIEVSVDDEKTTLVGNVVFNSAGGRVSRAARVEYDDTRNVARLYGTATQPAESVQGGDTLRAGVIVYDLDRNEVYAMKAEGGTITGEFTESDTPAGTPAGNRTAIPSPSDPLPPLNPAPTPPTTTPVSPGLPAPP; encoded by the coding sequence ATGTCCCGTTCCCGCCTGACCGTCGCCGCACTCCTGACCGCGCTGCTGGCGGTCACGGGCGGGGTGCCGGGCGGGCGGGCGCAGCAGGCCGAACCCAGTCCGCCCGCCCCCATCCAGAGCGCACCCGCTGAGGCCGCTCCCGAGGCCGGCGCCGAGCAGTCCAGCCTGACCCTGGTGCGCCGCAGCGAGAAGGACGGCAAGGACCGCCGCATCGTGATCGTGAAGACCGGCACGGACGACACCACGGGCGTGTTCGCGCTGTGCCAGCCGCTCCCGGACGACCCGGAGGGCGCGCCGACCCTGGCGGTGTTCAGCGAGACCGGTGCGGGCGGCGTGCAGATCACCATCGACAAGAACGTGATCCGCGTGCCGCTGGCCGTGGTCACGCAGAATGCCCCGAAAGACGGGCAGGACGGCAGTGACGGCCGCGTGGAGGCCAGCGCCGGAACGGGCCGTTTCCTTGAACCGGGGGAGGTGCCGGCCGACACCACCGACCGCCTGACCCGCTGCGAGGTGCAGGCCGCCCCGAAACCCGCGCCGGATACCGTGATCGTCACGCAGGGCCGCACGGAACTGCGCGGTCAGAACCTGGTGTACGACAGCGCCGACGGCGTGGCCCGCATCGACGGGCCGATCCGGTTCACGCGCCGCAGCGACACCGATCCCCTGACCGGCCAGAGCGACCGTATCGAGGTCAGCGTGGACGACGAGAAGACCACCCTGGTCGGGAACGTGGTGTTCAACTCGGCGGGCGGGCGGGTCAGCCGCGCCGCGCGGGTCGAGTACGACGACACCCGCAACGTGGCCCGCCTGTACGGCACGGCCACCCAGCCGGCCGAGAGCGTGCAGGGCGGCGACACCCTGCGCGCCGGGGTGATCGTGTACGACCTCGACCGCAACGAGGTGTACGCCATGAAGGCCGAGGGAGGCACCATCACGGGCGAGTTCACCGAATCGGACACCCCGGCGGGTACGCCAGCCGGGAACCGGACCGCGATTCCCAGTCCGTCCGATCCGCTGCCGCCCCTGAACCCGGCGCCCACCCCGCCCACCACCACGCCGGTCAGTCCAGGGCTGCCAGCGCCGCCCTGA
- a CDS encoding L-lactate dehydrogenase: MKVGVVGAGLVGATAAYALTLRGSCSELILTDLDAARARAEAQDIAHAAPVSHGVRVSSGPVADLRGSAVVIVAAGANQKPGESRLDLLQKNAAIFRELIPQVVAAAPDATLLIATNPVDVLTDLTARLAPGASVMGSGTVLDSARFRHLIAEHAGVDGTHVHGYVLGEHGDSEVLAWSTASVAGLPVADFMAARGREWTPEIRAQIDADTRGAAAQIISGKHATYYGIGAALARITERVLGDRRGILTVSAPTPEFGVSLSLPRVVGRGGVVDTISPSLTGPERQELERSAGVLRAALAALD; the protein is encoded by the coding sequence ATGAAGGTCGGGGTGGTCGGTGCGGGGCTGGTCGGCGCGACCGCCGCCTACGCCCTGACGCTGCGCGGCTCGTGCAGTGAACTGATCCTGACCGACCTGGACGCCGCGCGCGCCCGCGCCGAGGCTCAGGACATCGCGCACGCCGCGCCGGTCAGTCATGGCGTACGCGTCAGCAGCGGCCCGGTGGCGGACCTGCGGGGCAGCGCGGTCGTGATCGTCGCGGCCGGCGCGAACCAGAAACCCGGCGAGTCCCGCCTGGACCTGCTCCAGAAGAACGCCGCCATCTTCCGCGAGCTGATCCCGCAGGTGGTGGCGGCCGCACCGGACGCGACGCTGCTGATCGCCACGAACCCGGTGGATGTCCTGACGGACCTGACCGCCAGGCTGGCGCCGGGCGCGTCCGTGATGGGGTCCGGGACGGTCCTCGACAGCGCCCGCTTCCGGCACCTGATCGCCGAGCACGCCGGGGTGGACGGCACGCACGTGCACGGCTACGTGCTGGGCGAACACGGCGACAGCGAGGTCCTGGCCTGGAGTACCGCCAGCGTGGCGGGCCTGCCGGTCGCGGACTTCATGGCGGCGCGCGGCCGCGAGTGGACGCCGGAGATCCGCGCGCAGATCGACGCGGACACGCGCGGCGCGGCGGCGCAGATCATCAGCGGGAAGCACGCCACGTACTACGGGATCGGCGCGGCGCTGGCCCGCATCACCGAACGCGTCCTGGGCGACCGGCGCGGCATCCTGACGGTCAGCGCGCCCACCCCGGAGTTCGGCGTGAGCCTGAGCCTGCCGCGCGTGGTGGGCCGGGGTGGGGTGGTGGACACCATCTCGCCGTCGCTGACCGGGCCGGAACGCCAGGAGCTGGAACGCAGCGCCGGTGTGCTCAGGGCGGCGCTGGCAGCCCTGGACTGA
- a CDS encoding universal stress protein, which produces MTQHEPAATSSFQRILVGVDFSESSTHALATARTRFPGATLRLVHVTDARVTAAPDLMGGVSAAMPDPTLLHTLEDADAARMTQLARPDEETELMVGDPVTGVLDAAGRWSADLIVVGTHAQGALEHFFLGSTAEKIVARSPIPVLTVRREDRA; this is translated from the coding sequence ATGACCCAGCACGAACCGGCAGCGACCAGCAGCTTTCAACGCATCCTGGTGGGCGTGGACTTCTCGGAGTCGTCCACGCACGCGCTGGCCACCGCCCGCACCCGCTTTCCCGGCGCGACCCTGCGGCTGGTGCATGTGACCGACGCCCGCGTGACCGCCGCGCCGGACCTGATGGGCGGCGTGAGCGCCGCCATGCCCGACCCGACCCTGCTGCACACCCTGGAGGACGCCGACGCCGCCCGCATGACACAGCTGGCCCGCCCGGACGAGGAGACCGAACTGATGGTCGGTGACCCCGTGACCGGCGTGCTGGACGCCGCGGGCCGCTGGAGCGCGGACCTGATCGTGGTCGGCACGCACGCACAGGGCGCGCTGGAGCACTTCTTCCTGGGCAGCACCGCCGAGAAGATCGTGGCGCGCAGCCCCATTCCGGTCCTGACCGTGCGCCGCGAGGACCGCGCATGA
- a CDS encoding diguanylate cyclase, producing the protein MTAWRTQTQDAEAVRHRAYVLAALVSAAAHLGILTLKVPRGEWQDLPSFLTGLAVSLLILWALLWKRLPTTRLNMPVAVAVTLATTAEFLPLISAPAVGTQAYLTFVGTVALWFGLLPIRLAAVLSGAGYALFAALILTRPTPDLTLLTYLACITIVVGMVASFGQRVVTHQEQAAAFEQDSLTDPLTQLPNRRALLAQLRVLWPDAGPRRAEFALVMLDLDRFKDVNDRLGHTTGDQVLRETGPALRALTGAGLPAGTLLARWGGEEFMLLLPGVGAQAAYAMTARLSGAVLPLPAHLPDLTFSGGAALSHEVASLDDLLALVDLRLHAAKAAGRAQVRWDARASGPSS; encoded by the coding sequence GTGACGGCATGGAGGACACAGACGCAGGACGCCGAAGCCGTGCGCCACCGGGCCTACGTGCTCGCGGCGCTGGTGTCGGCGGCCGCGCACCTGGGCATTCTGACCCTGAAGGTGCCGCGCGGCGAGTGGCAGGACCTGCCGTCGTTCCTGACCGGGCTGGCCGTGTCGCTGCTGATCCTGTGGGCGCTGCTCTGGAAGCGCCTGCCGACCACGCGGCTGAACATGCCGGTGGCGGTCGCCGTGACGCTGGCGACCACCGCGGAATTCCTGCCGCTGATCTCGGCGCCGGCGGTCGGCACGCAGGCGTACCTGACGTTCGTGGGCACGGTGGCGCTGTGGTTCGGGCTGCTGCCGATCCGGCTGGCGGCGGTGCTGTCCGGGGCGGGGTACGCGCTGTTCGCGGCGCTGATCCTGACCCGCCCCACGCCGGACCTGACGCTGCTGACATACCTGGCGTGCATCACCATCGTGGTGGGCATGGTCGCGAGCTTCGGGCAGCGGGTCGTCACGCACCAAGAGCAGGCGGCGGCGTTCGAGCAGGACTCCCTGACCGACCCGCTGACGCAACTCCCGAACCGCCGGGCACTGCTGGCGCAACTGCGCGTCCTGTGGCCGGACGCCGGGCCGCGACGGGCGGAGTTCGCGCTGGTCATGCTGGACCTCGACCGGTTCAAGGACGTGAACGACCGGCTGGGCCACACGACCGGGGATCAGGTGCTGCGCGAGACCGGCCCGGCCCTGCGCGCCCTGACCGGCGCGGGCCTCCCGGCGGGCACGCTGCTGGCCCGCTGGGGCGGAGAGGAGTTCATGCTGCTGCTGCCCGGCGTGGGCGCGCAGGCGGCGTACGCCATGACGGCGCGGCTGAGCGGCGCGGTCCTGCCGCTCCCGGCGCACCTGCCAGACCTGACCTTCAGCGGTGGGGCGGCCCTGTCGCACGAGGTGGCCAGCCTGGACGACCTGCTGGCACTGGTGGACCTGCGGCTGCACGCGGCGAAGGCAGCGGGGCGCGCGCAGGTGCGCTGGGACGCCCGCGCGTCCGGCCCCTCAAGCTGA
- a CDS encoding MBL fold metallo-hydrolase, with the protein MQLQSFGAALTVTGSMHLLTVGERRVLIDCGLFQGNDDLEARNREPLPFDVAALDAVILTHAHLDHVGRLPLLVKLGYRGPVHCTEPTAALAETVLLDSARLQVDGYRHDLRRARRQGIPDEQVPPPLYEEEDVHRALALLRPALRFGETTRVAGLRVTPHRAGHILGSAYLLIEGGGTRLIMSGDLGNRESGLQLDFTPPPPADAVVLESTYANRTHRPWAATLAEFRDALRGAVRQGGKILIPSFAIERTQTILHTIKNLMDAGEVPRIPVFLDSPMAARATHEYFEFGDELIPEVRSALQAGEDPFRPGTLHVVPTSAESQRINRYDGPAIILAGNGMMTGGRIQHHLKHHLWKPSTSLISVSYQSPSSLGGRIVTGADHVRVMGEEIAVRAHVYTIGGFSAHADQDDLLAFLATAGTPHVWLVHGEPDVMESFLPVLAARGLKGDLVPDRQPVDLTGPGYPDGRPPGFTPPPSRSGSHGGE; encoded by the coding sequence ATGCAACTCCAGAGTTTCGGGGCGGCCCTCACGGTCACCGGCAGCATGCACCTCCTGACGGTCGGCGAGCGGCGCGTGCTGATCGACTGCGGCCTGTTCCAGGGCAACGACGACCTGGAGGCCCGCAACCGCGAGCCGCTCCCGTTCGACGTGGCGGCCCTGGACGCCGTGATCCTCACGCACGCGCACCTCGACCACGTGGGCCGCCTGCCGCTGCTGGTGAAACTCGGGTACCGGGGGCCGGTTCACTGCACCGAACCGACCGCCGCGCTGGCCGAGACGGTGCTGCTGGACTCCGCCCGGTTGCAGGTGGACGGTTACCGGCACGACCTGCGCCGCGCCCGCCGTCAGGGCATTCCCGACGAGCAGGTGCCGCCCCCGCTGTACGAGGAGGAGGACGTCCACCGCGCCCTGGCCCTGCTGCGCCCCGCCCTGCGCTTCGGCGAGACGACCCGCGTGGCCGGACTGCGCGTCACGCCGCACCGCGCCGGGCACATCCTGGGCAGCGCGTACCTGCTGATCGAGGGCGGGGGCACGCGCCTGATCATGAGCGGCGACCTCGGCAACCGCGAGAGCGGGCTGCAACTGGACTTCACGCCGCCGCCCCCCGCCGACGCCGTGGTGCTGGAAAGCACCTATGCCAACCGCACCCACCGCCCCTGGGCCGCCACGCTCGCCGAGTTCCGCGACGCGCTGCGCGGCGCGGTGCGGCAGGGCGGCAAGATCCTGATTCCCAGTTTCGCCATCGAACGCACCCAGACGATCCTGCACACCATCAAGAACCTCATGGACGCCGGCGAGGTCCCGCGCATCCCGGTGTTCCTGGATTCCCCCATGGCGGCGCGCGCCACGCACGAGTACTTCGAGTTCGGAGACGAACTGATCCCGGAAGTCCGGAGCGCCCTGCAGGCCGGCGAGGACCCCTTCCGGCCCGGCACGCTGCACGTCGTGCCCACCAGCGCCGAATCGCAGCGCATCAACCGCTACGACGGCCCCGCCATCATCCTGGCCGGCAACGGCATGATGACCGGCGGGCGCATTCAGCATCACCTCAAGCACCACCTCTGGAAACCCAGCACCAGCCTGATCAGCGTGTCGTACCAGTCGCCCAGCAGCCTCGGCGGGCGCATCGTGACCGGCGCGGACCACGTGCGCGTCATGGGCGAGGAGATCGCCGTGCGCGCCCACGTGTACACCATCGGCGGTTTCTCCGCGCACGCCGACCAGGACGACCTGCTGGCCTTCCTGGCGACCGCCGGGACGCCGCACGTGTGGCTGGTGCACGGCGAACCGGACGTCATGGAATCCTTCCTGCCGGTCCTCGCCGCGCGCGGCCTGAAGGGCGACCTCGTCCCGGACCGGCAGCCGGTGGACCTGACCGGCCCTGGCTACCCGGACGGCCGCCCACCCGGCTTCACCCCGCCGCCCTCCCGCTCCGGCAGTCACGGCGGCGAGTGA
- a CDS encoding DUF3105 domain-containing protein produces MKRALPLLLLALTACGSKGIEGVQTFKYPAGDHRTGSLIYAENPPAGGPHNASWQNCGVYDRPLYNEYAVHSLEHGAVWVTYRPDLDAAGLDTLKKLVEGRPYTLLSPYEGLDTPVAMSAWGAQLKVDQPDDARLKAFLDKYEQGATAPERGAACSGAYSGTR; encoded by the coding sequence ATGAAACGCGCGCTGCCCCTGCTGCTGCTCGCCCTGACCGCCTGCGGTTCCAAAGGCATCGAGGGCGTCCAGACCTTCAAGTACCCCGCCGGGGACCACCGCACCGGCTCCCTGATCTACGCCGAGAACCCCCCGGCCGGCGGCCCGCACAACGCCAGCTGGCAGAACTGCGGCGTGTACGATCGCCCCCTGTACAACGAGTACGCGGTGCACAGCCTGGAACACGGCGCGGTCTGGGTCACGTACCGCCCGGACCTGGACGCCGCGGGCCTGGACACCCTGAAGAAACTGGTCGAGGGCCGCCCCTACACCCTGCTCAGCCCCTACGAGGGCCTGGACACACCGGTCGCCATGAGCGCCTGGGGCGCGCAGCTGAAAGTCGACCAGCCCGACGACGCCCGCCTGAAAGCCTTCCTGGACAAGTACGAGCAGGGCGCCACCGCCCCGGAACGCGGCGCGGCGTGCAGCGGCGCCTACAGCGGCACCCGCTGA
- the obgE gene encoding GTPase ObgE, with translation MAFRDVLNIEVAAGNGGDGSMSFHRAKYMEKGGPDGGHGGKGGSIILRAIEGVESLERLLGRRKFKGPNGAYGEGRLRQGSDGEDIYIDVPVGTTAFDEETGKVIADLVRVGQTKVIARGGLGGRGNSTFTSSTRQAPRFAELGTPGQKRRVRLELRLIADVGLVGYPNAGKSSLLAALSRANPAIADYPFTTLSPILGVVDRVDAHGSPLDERLTLADIPGIIEGASEGKGLGLEFLRHISRTRVLVYVLDVTRDPLGELAQLQAELRSYDPTLLEQVALIALNKVELVDEDLAVMVEDELVGAGLPVLRVSAKEGLGMDELRESLFQLLPDRELWAQTHALDIEPDVVREEPLRLEFRIDPAAQGVGIINDGQPERVWKVIGGGFEERIVRFSRYLEEASEYLGNVFKRQGLYNALKRAGAREGDTVEIGPHRFEYFDEDENKG, from the coding sequence GTGGCGTTTCGTGACGTTCTGAATATCGAGGTGGCCGCCGGGAACGGCGGGGACGGCAGCATGTCCTTCCACCGCGCGAAGTACATGGAGAAGGGTGGCCCGGACGGCGGGCACGGCGGGAAGGGCGGCAGCATCATCCTGCGCGCCATCGAGGGCGTGGAGTCGCTGGAGCGCCTGCTGGGCCGCCGCAAGTTCAAGGGCCCCAACGGCGCGTACGGCGAGGGTCGCCTGCGCCAGGGTTCCGACGGTGAGGACATCTACATCGACGTGCCGGTCGGCACCACGGCCTTCGACGAGGAAACCGGCAAGGTCATCGCGGACCTCGTGCGGGTCGGGCAGACGAAGGTCATCGCGCGCGGCGGTCTGGGCGGGCGCGGCAACAGCACCTTCACCAGCAGCACCCGTCAGGCGCCGCGCTTCGCGGAACTGGGGACGCCCGGCCAGAAGCGCCGCGTGCGCCTGGAACTGCGTCTGATCGCGGACGTGGGACTGGTCGGCTACCCGAACGCCGGCAAGAGCAGCCTGCTCGCGGCGCTGTCGCGCGCGAACCCGGCCATCGCGGATTACCCGTTCACGACCCTGTCGCCCATCCTGGGCGTCGTGGACCGCGTGGACGCGCACGGCAGCCCGCTCGACGAGCGCCTGACCCTGGCGGACATTCCGGGCATCATCGAGGGCGCCAGCGAGGGCAAGGGCCTGGGCCTGGAGTTCCTGCGGCACATCAGCCGCACGCGCGTGCTGGTGTACGTGCTGGACGTGACCCGTGACCCGCTGGGCGAACTGGCGCAGCTGCAGGCCGAGCTGCGCTCCTACGACCCCACCCTGCTCGAGCAGGTGGCGCTGATCGCGCTGAACAAGGTGGAACTGGTCGACGAGGACCTGGCCGTGATGGTCGAGGACGAACTGGTCGGCGCGGGCCTGCCGGTGCTGCGCGTGAGTGCCAAGGAAGGTCTGGGCATGGACGAACTGCGCGAGTCGCTGTTCCAGCTGCTGCCCGACCGGGAACTGTGGGCGCAGACGCACGCGCTGGACATCGAGCCCGACGTGGTCCGCGAGGAACCGCTGCGCCTGGAATTCCGGATCGATCCGGCCGCGCAGGGCGTGGGCATCATCAACGACGGCCAGCCGGAACGGGTCTGGAAGGTCATCGGCGGGGGCTTCGAGGAACGCATCGTGCGCTTCTCGCGCTACCTGGAGGAAGCCTCGGAGTACCTGGGGAACGTCTTCAAGCGTCAGGGGCTGTACAACGCCCTGAAACGCGCCGGAGCGCGCGAGGGCGACACGGTCGAGATCGGGCCGCACCGCTTCGAGTACTTCGACGAGGACGAGAACAAGGGCTGA
- the rpmA gene encoding 50S ribosomal protein L27: MAHKKGVGSSKNGRDSQPKYLGVKKFGGEQVLAGNILVRQRGTKFKAGPNVGMGRDHTLFALEHGKVVFTNRGAKGRFISIEVPTELAAD, encoded by the coding sequence ATGGCACACAAGAAAGGCGTAGGTTCGTCCAAGAACGGACGTGACAGCCAGCCCAAGTACCTGGGCGTGAAGAAGTTCGGCGGCGAGCAGGTGCTGGCCGGTAACATCCTGGTCCGCCAGCGCGGCACCAAGTTCAAGGCCGGCCCGAACGTGGGCATGGGCCGCGACCACACGCTGTTCGCCCTGGAGCACGGCAAGGTCGTGTTCACGAACCGTGGCGCGAAGGGCCGCTTCATCAGCATCGAAGTGCCGACCGAACTCGCCGCTGACTGA
- the rplU gene encoding 50S ribosomal protein L21 has translation MFAIIQTGGKQYRVQEGDVIRVESLQGEAGDKLDLAPLFVGGDKALFGDAVAKFVVNAEVVEHGRGEKIYIRKYKSGVQYRRRTGHRQDYTAIKILGIKG, from the coding sequence ATGTTTGCAATCATTCAGACCGGCGGGAAGCAGTACCGCGTTCAGGAAGGCGACGTGATCCGCGTCGAGAGCCTGCAGGGCGAAGCGGGCGACAAGCTCGACCTGGCCCCTCTCTTCGTGGGCGGCGACAAGGCCCTGTTCGGTGACGCCGTCGCCAAGTTCGTCGTGAACGCCGAAGTGGTCGAGCACGGCCGCGGCGAGAAGATCTACATCCGTAAGTACAAGAGCGGCGTGCAGTACCGCCGCCGCACTGGCCACCGCCAGGACTACACGGCCATCAAGATTCTGGGCATCAAGGGCTAA
- a CDS encoding DUF1232 domain-containing protein has product MIARIRSSWRDSLALLFALGDRRTPAGAKLMAALAVAYALLPLDLLPDLTPVLGLADDVLIVPTLLALAARTLPEPVLTEARGRSLRVQRRLPWLIPTLIAVLLLLMTLGGWLLWRAVSG; this is encoded by the coding sequence GTGATCGCACGTATCCGTTCCAGCTGGCGTGACTCGCTGGCGCTGCTGTTCGCCCTCGGGGACCGCCGCACCCCCGCAGGCGCGAAACTCATGGCGGCCCTGGCCGTCGCCTACGCCCTGCTGCCCCTGGACCTGCTGCCCGACCTGACCCCGGTGCTGGGCCTCGCGGACGACGTGCTGATCGTGCCCACCCTGCTGGCCCTGGCCGCCCGCACCCTGCCCGAACCCGTGCTGACCGAGGCACGCGGCCGCAGCCTGCGCGTGCAGCGCCGCCTGCCCTGGCTGATCCCCACCCTGATCGCGGTCCTGCTACTGCTCATGACGCTCGGCGGCTGGTTGCTGTGGCGCGCCGTGAGCGGCTAA
- a CDS encoding response regulator transcription factor, whose amino-acid sequence MRLLLVEDDARIAQPTMEALREAGYAVTWAQTGPEGLETAVMGEFPLVVLDVMLPGMDGFQVARELREQGVDSAVLFLTARGELSDRVQGLDLGGDAYLVKPFAMPELLATLRALSRRERGAGAPRVTFAAGRGALDTVARTVAWDGAEVAVTGREYALLEALALSPERWFTREDLIDRVWGPEFGGEARIVDVYVRYVRRKMAPEAISSERGRGYRVER is encoded by the coding sequence ATGAGACTGCTGCTCGTGGAGGACGACGCCCGGATCGCGCAGCCGACCATGGAGGCGCTGCGGGAGGCCGGGTACGCCGTCACCTGGGCGCAGACGGGCCCCGAGGGGCTGGAGACGGCCGTGATGGGCGAGTTCCCGCTGGTGGTGCTGGACGTGATGCTGCCCGGCATGGACGGCTTTCAGGTGGCGCGTGAACTGCGCGAACAGGGCGTGGATTCGGCGGTGCTGTTCCTGACGGCGCGCGGGGAACTGAGTGACCGCGTGCAGGGCCTGGACCTGGGCGGGGACGCGTATCTGGTCAAGCCGTTCGCCATGCCGGAGTTGCTGGCGACGCTGCGGGCCCTGTCGCGCCGCGAGCGGGGAGCGGGAGCGCCGCGCGTGACGTTCGCGGCGGGTCGCGGTGCGCTGGATACCGTGGCGCGCACGGTCGCCTGGGACGGCGCCGAGGTGGCCGTGACGGGCCGCGAGTACGCGCTGCTGGAGGCGCTGGCGCTGTCGCCCGAGCGGTGGTTCACGCGTGAGGACCTGATCGACCGCGTGTGGGGGCCGGAGTTCGGCGGCGAGGCGCGGATCGTGGACGTGTACGTGCGGTACGTGCGGCGCAAGATGGCGCCCGAGGCGATCAGTTCCGAGCGTGGACGCGGATACCGCGTGGAACGCTGA